One genomic region from Phycisphaerales bacterium encodes:
- a CDS encoding beta-ketoacyl synthase N-terminal-like domain-containing protein, which yields MSCQVAITGIGPVTALGIGIDPLWDALKDGRSGIRRLESFDGSNWACPFAGELPADEFSIRKIVPKHYRKATKVMCRDVELAVAAALAATADAGLVTAGGGEGEITISPPRMGCHIGAGLIAADVNELGAALVTSRDDNGNFDLHHWGREGIENLTPLWLLKYLPNMLACHVTIVHDCQGPSNTVTCWESSATLSLAESMRVIQRGAADVCLTGGVESRLNVLATWRQQCAGRVVAATSDDDPATLVRPFADDAAGTVLGEGGGILVLESVEHAAARGATMKAIVSGLACTQSIEDNVLTAASAEAIGDAISLALTQANLKASDIDAVVPMGLGIVGIDAGESGGLQAALGTHADTLPRILITPATGNCCAGHGGVQLAVAAQCLATQRLPGRPTSLSHVLVITASQGGQNTATILSKGPSS from the coding sequence ATGAGCTGCCAAGTCGCCATCACAGGAATCGGACCCGTCACCGCACTGGGCATTGGCATCGACCCATTGTGGGACGCGCTGAAGGATGGCCGTTCTGGCATTCGCCGGCTGGAGTCCTTTGATGGTTCGAATTGGGCCTGTCCGTTTGCTGGCGAATTGCCAGCCGACGAGTTTTCGATTCGCAAGATCGTCCCAAAGCATTACCGCAAGGCGACCAAGGTCATGTGCCGCGACGTTGAACTCGCTGTCGCAGCTGCACTCGCAGCAACGGCCGACGCTGGACTTGTCACGGCAGGGGGCGGCGAGGGTGAGATCACTATTTCGCCACCACGCATGGGCTGCCATATTGGCGCCGGGTTGATTGCGGCCGATGTGAATGAACTCGGCGCCGCGCTCGTCACAAGTCGCGATGACAATGGGAACTTTGATCTGCACCACTGGGGACGCGAGGGTATTGAGAATCTCACACCGCTGTGGCTGCTGAAGTACCTCCCCAATATGCTCGCCTGTCACGTGACGATCGTGCATGACTGTCAAGGACCGAGCAATACGGTTACATGTTGGGAGTCGAGCGCCACACTCTCACTGGCCGAGTCAATGCGTGTTATTCAACGCGGCGCCGCCGATGTATGTCTTACTGGAGGCGTCGAGAGCCGGCTCAACGTGCTTGCGACTTGGCGACAGCAGTGTGCTGGCCGTGTCGTTGCTGCCACGAGCGATGACGATCCTGCCACGCTTGTTCGCCCATTTGCCGATGATGCAGCAGGCACTGTGCTTGGCGAAGGCGGCGGTATTCTCGTACTCGAATCCGTCGAGCATGCTGCGGCGCGTGGCGCAACAATGAAAGCGATTGTGTCGGGCCTTGCCTGTACACAGAGCATCGAAGACAACGTTTTGACGGCCGCTTCGGCAGAAGCAATCGGGGATGCCATCAGCCTGGCACTCACCCAAGCCAACTTGAAGGCTTCGGATATCGACGCTGTTGTTCCGATGGGACTTGGCATTGTGGGCATTGACGCAGGCGAATCTGGTGGCTTGCAGGCTGCGCTGGGGACGCATGCCGACACGCTTCCTCGCATCTTGATTACGCCCGCAACCGGCAACTGCTGCGCCGGACACGGTGGCGTGCAACTCGCTGTTGCGGCGCAGTGCCTCGCCACTCAGCGATTGCCCGGCAGGCCAACGTCGCTCAGCCATGTGCTGGTCATTACGGCAAGCCAGGGTGGGCAGAACACCGCCACGATTCTTTCCAAGGGGCCCTCGTCATGA
- a CDS encoding 3-deoxy-7-phosphoheptulonate synthase class II — protein MTEWTSDSWRAKTARHQPAYPDVEALAEATGELAAMPPLVTSWEIESLKSQLAEAAAGKRFLLQGGDCAESFGECTSSVITNKLKILLQMSLVLVHGMHRRVIRVGRFAGQYAKPRSDSMETRGDESFTSYYGDIVNRPAFDEKSRLPDPWRMLRGYERSALTLNFIRSLVDGGFANLHNPEYWELDFVEHSPRATEFHSIVESIGESVRFMETLSGISVADISRVDFYTSHEGLLLPYEAALTRSVPRRDGWYNLSTHFPWIGMRTAGIDEAHVEFFRGIRNPIAIKMGPALDPVNMKSVLTKLFDVLHPDDEPGRLTLIHRYGAAKVGDYLPALIDAVKSTGRTVLFVCDPMHGNTRKTEAGIKTRSFEDILLELEQAIDIHAACGSHLGGVHFELTGENVTECTGGARGLTDDDLHDGYRSLVDPRLNYEQALEMAMLIARRLAPMS, from the coding sequence ATGACGGAATGGACAAGCGATTCGTGGCGAGCGAAGACAGCCCGCCACCAACCCGCATATCCCGACGTTGAGGCATTGGCCGAGGCGACCGGTGAGTTGGCCGCCATGCCACCGCTGGTGACGAGTTGGGAGATCGAATCGCTGAAGAGTCAACTCGCCGAGGCTGCAGCCGGCAAGCGGTTCCTCTTGCAGGGGGGCGACTGTGCGGAGTCATTTGGTGAATGCACGTCGAGTGTCATCACCAATAAGTTGAAGATCCTCTTGCAGATGTCGCTGGTGTTGGTGCACGGCATGCACCGCCGCGTCATTCGTGTTGGGCGATTCGCAGGGCAATACGCTAAGCCGCGAAGCGATTCAATGGAGACACGCGGTGACGAGTCCTTCACCAGTTACTACGGCGACATCGTCAATCGCCCGGCCTTCGACGAGAAGAGTCGACTTCCCGATCCGTGGCGCATGCTGCGCGGGTACGAGCGTTCGGCACTTACACTCAACTTCATTCGCAGCCTCGTCGATGGCGGGTTTGCCAATCTACACAACCCGGAGTATTGGGAACTCGACTTTGTCGAGCACTCGCCGCGGGCGACCGAGTTTCACAGCATCGTCGAGTCGATTGGCGAGTCGGTTCGTTTCATGGAGACCCTGAGCGGCATCTCGGTCGCTGATATTTCTCGTGTCGACTTCTACACGAGCCACGAAGGATTATTGCTTCCATACGAAGCGGCATTGACCCGCAGCGTGCCACGTCGTGATGGCTGGTACAACCTTTCGACGCATTTTCCATGGATTGGTATGCGAACGGCAGGGATTGACGAAGCGCACGTAGAGTTCTTCCGTGGTATTCGCAACCCTATCGCCATCAAGATGGGACCTGCACTCGACCCAGTGAATATGAAGTCGGTGTTGACCAAACTCTTCGACGTGCTGCACCCAGACGACGAGCCTGGACGTCTTACGCTGATTCATCGGTATGGCGCAGCGAAGGTTGGGGACTATTTGCCGGCCCTCATTGATGCAGTGAAGTCGACCGGTCGTACGGTGCTCTTTGTGTGTGACCCCATGCATGGCAATACACGCAAGACCGAAGCGGGTATTAAAACCCGCAGCTTCGAGGACATTCTGCTTGAACTTGAGCAGGCCATCGATATTCACGCCGCATGCGGTTCACATCTTGGCGGCGTGCATTTTGAACTCACCGGTGAGAATGTCACAGAGTGCACCGGCGGCGCTCGAGGCTTGACCGACGACGATTTGCATGACGGCTATCGATCACTGGTCGACCCGAGGCTGAACTATGAGCAGGCACTTGAGATGGCGATGCTGATCGCGCGACGGCTCGCACCCATGAGCTAG
- a CDS encoding DoxX family protein, with product MSYATIAGTGLIPLLSRIVLGAGFFFAGWHACFNEVPFTQQEIRILEDGPAVPVQVSLQKEAPPAAAPAPAAAPVEKPVAETAPEPKPDAVAETPRPIGPLAGATPSKGGVMRAAAERITIQLRTGGVGEFSEPLAWAAAVASLVGGALLFIGLLSRLWAFAMAVMLGASFWFSSVVEAGMFSTDPFLWTSSQQTFHEMFATLAFFVLAVGILMTGPGALSVDGSIRSKPRVEPSTSLSSSSDIK from the coding sequence ATGTCATATGCCACCATCGCCGGAACCGGACTCATTCCCCTTCTCTCTCGCATCGTGCTTGGTGCGGGCTTCTTCTTTGCCGGGTGGCATGCCTGCTTCAATGAAGTGCCCTTTACCCAGCAAGAGATCCGCATTCTGGAGGATGGCCCGGCAGTGCCGGTCCAGGTCTCTCTTCAAAAAGAGGCCCCCCCAGCAGCGGCACCTGCCCCAGCAGCGGCACCTGTAGAGAAGCCAGTGGCTGAAACCGCCCCCGAGCCCAAGCCGGATGCTGTGGCAGAAACGCCACGCCCAATTGGGCCCCTTGCCGGCGCTACACCGAGCAAAGGCGGCGTCATGCGAGCTGCAGCCGAGCGAATCACCATCCAACTACGTACAGGCGGAGTGGGCGAGTTTTCTGAGCCACTGGCCTGGGCCGCAGCTGTTGCCAGCCTTGTCGGCGGTGCCCTGCTCTTTATTGGCCTCTTGAGCCGCCTCTGGGCCTTTGCCATGGCCGTCATGCTCGGGGCATCATTTTGGTTCTCCAGTGTTGTGGAGGCAGGCATGTTCTCCACCGATCCATTCCTGTGGACCTCGAGCCAGCAAACCTTCCACGAGATGTTCGCCACACTCGCCTTCTTTGTGCTGGCCGTCGGCATCCTGATGACTGGGCCAGGTGCGCTGTCGGTCGATGGAAGTATTCGCTCGAAGCCGCGGGTAGAGCCCTCAACAAGCCTCTCTTCCTCGAGCGACATCAAGTAA
- a CDS encoding MotA/TolQ/ExbB proton channel family protein: MIIRRLVPALAILLFASPVAAAPTARSFASAFFISRGANGDIEILGTSVTWLLLCMSAAAVGLAIAMAMDNRRQTIMPDGFVKAMEADINSSRFREAMSRAESDESFIGQIMADAMRQAPHGWKAVVRALEQASEEHTLTRLRRIEVLNIIGQVSPMIGLFGTVYGMILAFSAIVASGGAADPVMLAGGIGTALTTTFWGLVVAIPSLAACAMLRGKIDAMTAEATLAAEDLLGRFRPRREKSHSDTA, translated from the coding sequence ATGATCATTCGACGTCTCGTGCCAGCATTGGCAATTCTGCTATTCGCTTCGCCAGTCGCCGCAGCACCAACAGCGAGAAGTTTTGCATCCGCCTTCTTTATCTCTCGCGGAGCAAATGGCGACATTGAAATCCTCGGAACCAGCGTGACGTGGTTGCTCTTGTGCATGTCTGCAGCGGCCGTTGGCCTTGCTATTGCCATGGCTATGGACAACCGCCGCCAGACAATTATGCCCGACGGCTTTGTGAAAGCAATGGAAGCTGACATCAACAGCAGCCGGTTTCGTGAAGCCATGTCGCGAGCTGAGTCTGACGAGAGCTTCATCGGACAAATTATGGCCGACGCCATGCGGCAAGCGCCGCACGGCTGGAAGGCCGTGGTGCGAGCACTTGAGCAGGCTTCAGAAGAGCACACACTGACAAGACTTCGCCGTATCGAAGTGCTCAACATCATCGGGCAGGTCAGCCCAATGATCGGTTTGTTTGGCACGGTCTACGGCATGATTTTGGCTTTCTCCGCCATCGTCGCCTCGGGCGGCGCGGCCGACCCGGTCATGCTCGCCGGCGGCATCGGGACCGCACTTACCACAACGTTTTGGGGCTTGGTCGTGGCTATTCCATCGCTCGCGGCCTGCGCGATGTTGCGAGGAAAAATCGATGCCATGACAGCCGAGGCAACGCTCGCGGCCGAGGACTTGCTTGGCCGATTCCGTCCACGACGTGAGAAAAGCCACTCGGACACAGCATGA
- a CDS encoding biopolymer transporter ExbD, with amino-acid sequence MSRRRIETSVQANMTPLIDVVFLLIVFFVLVSRIVDEDRPRLDLPSPVPPATMVPPPGPRAIVSVVDGASPTYHLAGAVYEANERGRAALGTAMAALVRQVPDTAVQVRAARSTSWDMVAPILEEARSAGEAAGTTIRVQLATTREHAP; translated from the coding sequence ATGAGTCGGCGCCGTATCGAAACTTCCGTGCAGGCGAACATGACACCACTGATTGATGTGGTGTTCTTGTTGATCGTTTTCTTTGTGCTCGTCTCTCGCATTGTTGACGAGGACCGGCCGCGGCTGGATCTTCCCTCACCGGTACCACCTGCCACCATGGTTCCTCCTCCCGGACCTCGGGCAATTGTAAGTGTGGTGGACGGCGCATCGCCGACCTATCACCTCGCGGGCGCTGTATACGAAGCCAACGAACGTGGTCGTGCGGCACTCGGTACTGCCATGGCCGCGTTGGTTCGCCAGGTGCCGGACACAGCTGTGCAGGTACGCGCCGCACGGAGTACATCATGGGACATGGTCGCTCCCATCCTGGAAGAAGCACGATCGGCTGGGGAGGCCGCTGGCACCACTATTCGCGTACAACTCGCCACCACGCGGGAGCATGCGCCATGA
- a CDS encoding biopolymer transporter ExbD, which yields MSLLARPRTGRTTQVGLQIAPLIDVVFLLLMYFMVATDFSPSEEVFRLELPPLAADIADPLDILDEPLRVHLAAAGSSGTLARLTLDGPWSVAGSPDGLRDFLEASITPQGTLFLPDHPIIIVPTGQVAWSHVVETFNAAVAAGCTNVTLETPS from the coding sequence ATGAGCTTGTTGGCTCGCCCCCGCACAGGGCGTACCACTCAAGTGGGCCTGCAGATCGCCCCACTGATTGATGTCGTGTTCTTGCTGCTGATGTACTTCATGGTGGCAACCGATTTTAGCCCCTCCGAAGAAGTGTTTCGATTGGAGTTGCCGCCACTCGCTGCGGATATTGCCGATCCACTGGACATCCTCGACGAGCCGCTACGCGTGCATCTGGCAGCGGCAGGTTCGAGCGGTACGTTGGCGCGTTTGACTCTTGATGGCCCTTGGTCTGTAGCCGGATCACCCGACGGTCTTCGTGACTTCTTGGAGGCGTCCATCACACCACAAGGAACGCTCTTCCTGCCCGACCACCCGATCATCATCGTGCCCACCGGTCAGGTGGCCTGGTCTCATGTCGTGGAGACATTCAATGCAGCGGTGGCAGCAGGATGCACCAATGTGACGTTGGAGACGCCCTCGTGA
- a CDS encoding sigma-70 family RNA polymerase sigma factor encodes MGRSIDPSIQACWDAWTQHRCLEAKQTLTIHYMRTHVRPIAERMRSMLPSHIEVDDLVQQGYLGLEDAMYRFDPAQGVKFETFSSRRIGGSMQDWLRSLDHVPRLMRRRAKIVQQQVDLFLARFGRHPDGDELRATMDVGDAEYARIIGEDAPPVVVTISTASGGEDDDPVCLPERHAVSPSRATQRRDLRQWITRDLDDVDQMIVSLYYYESLTMREVGITVGCSESRVSQRLDSILQRLRSRIDLTADHLMTMAG; translated from the coding sequence GTGGGACGTTCAATTGACCCCTCCATTCAAGCATGTTGGGATGCTTGGACGCAGCATCGCTGTTTGGAGGCGAAGCAAACCTTGACCATTCACTACATGCGAACGCATGTTCGCCCGATTGCTGAGCGAATGCGGTCAATGCTCCCTAGCCATATCGAGGTCGATGATCTTGTGCAACAAGGCTACTTAGGGCTCGAAGATGCGATGTACCGGTTTGATCCGGCCCAAGGCGTGAAGTTCGAGACCTTCAGCTCCCGTCGTATTGGGGGGTCCATGCAAGATTGGCTGCGTTCGCTCGATCATGTGCCAAGGCTGATGCGTCGCCGGGCAAAGATTGTGCAGCAGCAGGTTGACTTGTTCCTCGCTCGCTTTGGCCGTCATCCGGACGGCGATGAGTTGCGAGCAACAATGGACGTCGGTGACGCGGAGTACGCTCGAATCATCGGTGAAGACGCTCCGCCAGTTGTGGTCACGATTTCGACAGCATCAGGTGGTGAGGATGATGACCCAGTGTGCCTGCCTGAACGTCATGCGGTCAGTCCAAGCCGAGCGACCCAGAGACGTGATCTACGGCAGTGGATTACGCGTGATCTAGATGATGTCGATCAGATGATCGTTTCGCTGTACTACTACGAGTCGCTCACCATGCGGGAGGTTGGCATCACGGTTGGATGCAGCGAGTCCCGTGTGTCACAACGGCTCGACTCCATTCTCCAACGCCTTCGGTCGCGAATTGATCTCACAGCAGACCATTTAATGACAATGGCCGGATGA